CTCGGCCGACAGAAAGACGTTGCCGCTGATCGCCGGCTTCGCCGACATCTGGCACAGCGCCGAGCCCATCGATGAGTTCCGCCGCCGGGATGACTTGCTCAAGTCGTATGCCGAAGCGGCACAACGCGATGATTCGTCGATCGAGCGCGCGGTGTTGTGGCGGGGCCCCAGTGAGGCCGATCTGTACCGCAAGGAAGGCGCGACGCTGTTCACCGCGCAACTTCGGCCCGGCGAAAAGGGCTACGACTTAACCACTCTCGGCGAATTGATCGCCTGGCGCGACGGGGTGTGACGCCTCCGGCCCGGATGCCGTCGACGTCTACAACCAGGTGCAGCCGGCCGTGGAAATCTGGCTGCGGCGGGGGTCTGGCCTGCAGCTTCTTCAACCTTGCTATCATTGCAGAAATAGCGGTGCATGCCGGGAGGCGCCCATGACGTACGACCTGATCATCCGGGGCGGCACCGTGGTGGACGGGACCGGATCGCCACCGATGACGGCCGACGTCGCGGTGCTCGACGGTGTGATCGTCGACGTGGGCCGGGTCGACGGGGGCGCCAAGCGCACCATCGATGCCGACGGACTCACCGTCACACCGGGTTTCGTCGATGTGCACACCCACTTCGACGGCCAGGCCACCTGGGACCCGCACCTGACACCGTCGTGCTGGCACGGCGTGACCACCGCGATCATGGGCAACTGCGGCATCGGCTTCGCGCCGGTGCGACCCGATCGGCACGAGTGGCTGGTCGACCTGATGGAGGGAGTCGAAGACATCCCGGGCTCGGCGCTCGCCGAGGGCATCACCTGGGAGTGGGAGTCGTTCGGCGAGTATCTGGACGCGCTGGCGCGGATGCCCCGAGCGGTCGACGTCGGCGCGCAGATCCCGCACGCGGCGGTCCGGGGATTCGTGATGGGGGACCGGGCGCAGGGCTCCGCCACCGCCGCGGATATCGAAGCGATGAGCCGGATCGTCGGCGACGGCCTGCGGGCCGGGGCAGTGGGAATGTCGTTCGGCCGCACGGCCGGTCACCGCAGCGCGTCCGGGGAGCCGGTGCCGGGCACCTACTCGGAGGAAGCCGAGCTGGCGGCACTGATGGCCGCCATGGCGGACGTGGGTTCTGGTGTGCTGCAAGTAGTTCCGGCCGGAGTCGGGGGTGCGATGGGTGGCGATCAACGGCATTCGATCGATGCCGAGATCGCGTGGATCACCCGGCTCGGCCGCCGGTACCGGATACCGCTGACGTTCCTGGCGATGGTCAACGAGCAGGATCCGCACGATTGGCGGAGCTGGTTCGCCGCGGTGCACGAAGCCAACGCCGACGGTGCGGTCATCCGGCCGCAGGTCGCCTGCCGCGCGTTCGGCATGCTGATGGGCCACCAATCGCGGATGAATCCCTTCCGGCATCGGGCCACCTACCGGTCGCTGATGGACCTGCCGCTGCGGCAGCGGGTGGAACGCCTGCGCGATCCCGCAGTGCGCTCCCGGATCCTGGCGGAGACACCCGATCCGACGCCGCAGCCGTCAGCCGATCAGCTCAACCGGCACATCTTCAAGCGGTTGTATCCACTCGGCGCCGCCCTCAACTACGAACCGGCACCGCAGGACAGCGTGGCGGCCATCGCCGAGCGGGAGGGCCGCGACCCCTGGGAGGTCACCTACGACGTGCTGCTCGGGGCGGACGGGCGCGAATTCCTGTTGCTGCCGTTACTGAATTACGCCGGGAACAGCTACGACCACCTGCATGACATGATGTCGGATCCGGTGAGCCTGCAGGGCCTCGGTGACGGCGGGGCACACTGCGGAATCATCTGCGACGCCAGCATGACCACCTATCTCCTGTCGCACTGGGTGCGGGACCGGACCAGAGGACCGGGTCTGCCGCTGGAGACGGCCGTACACCGGCTGACCGGCGATCCGGCGCGCTTCTACCGGTTGGGCGACCGCGGCGTGCTGGCACCGGGCCGGCGCGCCGACATCAACCTGATCGACCTGGAACGGCTCGCGTTGCACTACCCGGAGCGCGTCGAGGACCTGCCCGGCGGCGCCGGCCGGCTGATCCAGCGCTCGGACGGCTACGTCGAGACCCTGGTCCGGGGTCAGACGGTGGTCGCCGAAGGTGAATTGACCGATGCCAGGCCCGGCGGCCTGGTCCGCGGCGGGCGTCCGACGCCGGTCGGCTAATTACCGTCCTCGGTGTCGCGGCGATGCAGCAACGATCCACCAGCACGCACCATTCCGCGCAGCGCGTACACAGCAGTGACCACCGCCAGCAGGATCAGCAGCACGAACGTCGGTAACCAGTTGGCCCGGCTGTGGCTGACGTCCCACCAGACGATCGCGAACAACACCACACAGAGGAACAGAACGATGTCACGCCAGTTACCCCGGTAGGACGTCGCGGCTTTGCGCAGCGCAGTGTTCCGGTCCGACGCGGCGATCAGGTCGTCGATGCGGGTGTCGATGCTGCGTTGCAGATTGGCGCGTCGTTGAGTGGCCTCCGCTGGAAGGCGATCGAGCAGGTCCATGTCCTGCATGATCAGCGAGCGGTAGTCCGGTCCGCGTAACTGCCCCGCCGTCAGTGCGAGCATGATGCCACCTAGGACGGGCGCGCTGTTCAGCGCGATCTGTCCGACTCCGGCCACGTTCGGCCCTCCTTCGGCTCTGGCACGAGATTCCCCGATGAGGATTGCCGAAAGCGGAGCGCGGATCAACCGCCGGGCGCTGCGGCCGCGTCGCGCAACCTACGCATGGGTGGCAAAGGGGATTGGCCATTTCGCTGATGTTCTGCGATCGGCGCCACCGCATGCTGGCTAGCATGAGCACAACGGAGTGGAGCGAGATTGGCGTGACTGGGCTGCCGACGGGAACCGTGACCCTCTTGCTTGCCGACGTCGAGGGGTCGACGCGGCTGTGGGAGGCGCAACCCGACGACATGGCCGCCGCTCTGGCGCGGCTCGATCGGATTGTCGTCGAGGCCGTCGCGGCGCACGAAGGCATCAGACCGGTCGAGCAAGGCGAGGGCGA
This genomic stretch from Mycobacterium paragordonae harbors:
- a CDS encoding N-acyl-D-amino-acid deacylase family protein, producing the protein MTYDLIIRGGTVVDGTGSPPMTADVAVLDGVIVDVGRVDGGAKRTIDADGLTVTPGFVDVHTHFDGQATWDPHLTPSCWHGVTTAIMGNCGIGFAPVRPDRHEWLVDLMEGVEDIPGSALAEGITWEWESFGEYLDALARMPRAVDVGAQIPHAAVRGFVMGDRAQGSATAADIEAMSRIVGDGLRAGAVGMSFGRTAGHRSASGEPVPGTYSEEAELAALMAAMADVGSGVLQVVPAGVGGAMGGDQRHSIDAEIAWITRLGRRYRIPLTFLAMVNEQDPHDWRSWFAAVHEANADGAVIRPQVACRAFGMLMGHQSRMNPFRHRATYRSLMDLPLRQRVERLRDPAVRSRILAETPDPTPQPSADQLNRHIFKRLYPLGAALNYEPAPQDSVAAIAEREGRDPWEVTYDVLLGADGREFLLLPLLNYAGNSYDHLHDMMSDPVSLQGLGDGGAHCGIICDASMTTYLLSHWVRDRTRGPGLPLETAVHRLTGDPARFYRLGDRGVLAPGRRADINLIDLERLALHYPERVEDLPGGAGRLIQRSDGYVETLVRGQTVVAEGELTDARPGGLVRGGRPTPVG